The window CCTGAATTCTTAAACTTCCTGCCTCATGGTGTATCAAGCATTACTGATGCGTGGCTCAGGGCTGTCCATAAAGGGTGCAAGATAGGCACAGTGGATGTAAGCGGCTCATACTGGACAGACATAGGCACACCTTCTGCGTATGCTGCCGCGATAGTTAATGCGCTGCGGGATTCAGGAGAGACAATCTATATTCATCCCGATTCAGATGTGAGTGAAGATACAGAATTGGACGGATATGTTGTAATTGAAAAAGGGTGCAGATTGTCGGGTATTAAATTGCTTCAGAATTGCATCATACTGGGGGCGGATTTGAAATCTATCCCCATAGATTTAGACGAACCTTTTCTAATAGGTGTCGGCGGCTCGGACAGGAAATACTACAGAAGAAAAACAGGCAAACAAACAGAGATTTTTGTAAGATATACAGAGAATGACCCTGACTTTTACAGGCATATAGAATATACGAAATTTTTTAGAAGGCATAATATCCCTGTCCCTATACTCATTGATGTTGACTTTGAAAACCGGACAGCGGTCTTTGAAGACCTCGGCGACCTTTCCCTCTACAGTTGGTTCAAGTGCAAAAGAAAAGAGGAACAGATAGAGGAAATCTATAAAGGGGTTCTTGACATCCTGCTGGAACTCTATACAACCGCAGCATCTCATGCAAATGAATGTCCCATGCTTAAAGAAATGGTATTTGATTATAAGCATGCAAGATGGGAAACAGATTATTTTACGGAACAATTTGTAAAAAGTATTAAAGGTATGGATATTAAAGATGCGGCTGGATTAAAAGACGAATTTCACAAACTGGCAAAAAAGATCGACTCTTTCACAAAGACCATAATCCACAGGGATTTTCAATCCCAAAACATAATGCTCACAAAAGGCATGCCCAGACTTATAGACTATCAGGGGTCACGGCTCGGACCGCCTGCCTATGATGCAGCATCTATATTATATGACCCTTATTTTAGACTGAAAGACAAAACTAGAGAAACACTTTTGGATTACTATATTCAGCAGATGAAGAAAAAATCTGGCGAGAAGTTTAAGGAAACAGACTTCATTGAATCCCTCACAACCTGCCGTATCCAAAGGCACATGCAGGCATTAGGCGCCTACGGCTTTCTTTCAAATATAAAGGGCAAAAGATATTTTCTAAAGCACATACCCGAAGGTCTAAACTTATTGAAGGAAGACTTAATGCCTGTAAGAACAGAATACCCTGCCTTGTATGAACTGGTTATGAGGCTTTAATCCAGACTAGTGCTAAAAATTGACGCAATTTCTGTTGATGGCAATTTTCCCCTTGACAGTATTCTCAAATAGGTGTAAATTCTGTCAAAAGTATCAAAACTGTCAATAATGTAAAAAAGATGTTTAGAGAAATGGTATGTTCATATATCTAACAACAGGTAAAGTTGCAGACCATCTCCATGTTACTGTCAATACTGTAAAACGATGGATACTGGAAGGAAAACTCAGGGCAATTATAACCCCCGGCGGACATTACAGAATCAGGGAAGATGAATTCCAAAACTTTATACAAAAATATGCGCCACATTCAAACCCAAAGAAAATTCTTATAATAGATGATAACCATGCCCAATTAACACTCCTTGCGGACACCCTTTCTTCAGCAGGAAAAGACTATATAGTAGAGTCAGCCTCTGACGGGTATGAGGCACTTATAAAAATCGGTGAGTTCAAACCTGACCTGCTCCTCCTTGATATTATGATGCCAAAAATGGATGGCATTCAAGTCATAAAAAAATTAAGAGGCGGAAACACGACAAAAAATATTAAGGTTATTGTGATTACAGCATATCCTGAAAAACTTGCAAAAATCAAAAACAATATACAGGATTTCTTTACCAAACCAGTTGATATAGATATTCTTAAAAAAAGGGTGATTGAACTTCTTGGTGAAACCCTCACTATTTGGGGGGGGGGGGGGTAAGGAACTTTGGTTACAATAATGCCGCAGAGAATACTTGCAGTAGATGATATGCCTCAAATCACCATATTATTAAAGGATGCCTTGTCCATTGCAGGATATGAAGTGGATACCGCGGCAAATGGCTGCGAGGCATTAAAGATGGTTAAAGATGCTATATACGACCTTATTATTATGGATATGCGCATGCCTGAGATAGGCGGCAAGGACCTCTACAAAAATCTCATAAACCTATTCCCTGACCTCACAGGAAGGATTATCTTTTCTACAGGAGATACAGACAGTGGAGAGACTGCCCGATTTCTTAAAGATACAGGATGTCCATATCTTCTTAAGCCTTTTACCATAAAGGGATTGATAGAAACCGTAAATAGTGTGCTGAAAGGAAATCAAAATGTCCCTGCTACAAAAGATGTGGAATTTAAAGATCAAGGATAAACTCTTCCTCACCTTTGCTGGAGGGGTTGCCCTTTACCTCTTCCTTGCGTCAGCAAGTTATTATTTTATAGACAGGATAAGGGATTACGGAGACACTGTCTATAATACTCATCTGAATATTTCCCAGTCTGTTTATGAACTAAAGTCCAACCTTTATGCAGTAAGAAACAGCCTTACCACCATGCTTTTGGAAGAAGACAAAACCCAGATGTCTATTCATCATAAAAAGATAAACGAGTTTACAAAATCTATAGATTTGGACATTGCTAAACTGTTTAAACAACCTGCTATGGATAATGAGGCAAGGACTATGCTTTCAGAACTCAAAACCGTATGGGAGGCATTCAGGGATACAAGAGACAAAGAACTTATACCCCACATCCTTGCAGGCAGACATAAAGAGGCAAAGGCGATTACCTACGGCATTCAGATGCAAAGGTTTGACAGGTTTACATCCCTTGCTGAAGAGATTGTTCGGCATGAAAATCAAGTTGTTTATACAGCAAAGATACATGTAGGAGAGAGAATAAAGATATATTATTATTTTCTATTTATCATTGTAATTACAGGTGCATTAGCCGGTCTTCTTGCCACCATTCTCATATCCCGCGAGATTGGCGGCAGGCTTGCAAGTGTTCTGGGTGTAGCAAAATCAATGGCAGAAGGAGACCTTACTGGAAGGGTTACTGTTGACAGAAAAGACGAAATCGGCATACTTGCAGAGGAGTTCAATGTAATGGCTGACCACCTGCAGGCATCATACAACAGCCTTGAGCAAAAGGTCTTAGCGCGGACAAAATCTTTAAGAATTGCCAATGAGGAACTTGAAAGGAGGAGGATTGAACTTGAGTTTATGAATGAGGAGATCAGAAAGGCAAGCGAGTTAAAGAGCAGATTTCTTGCAACTGTTTCCCATGAACTCAGGACGCCCCTTAACTCAGTCATAGGGTTTACAGAACTCCTCAAAGGTCAGGCATTTGGTCCAATGAATGAAAAACAACTGGAATATACAAGGTATATAAATACCAGCGGTAAGCACCTTCTGCAGCTTATAAACAATATCCTTGATATATCCAAGATAGAGGCAGGGAAGATGGACCTCATGCTGGATGAATTTCCATTCAATGCACTTATTGATGATGTTGTAAGTATTGTAAAACCACTGGCAGATGCAAGGGGTATTACAGTGGGCATAGATATTGAGGACATAGGCAGTATAAAGGCAGACAAAGGAAAATTAAAACAGATAGTTCTAAACCTCTTGAGTAATGCCATTAAATTTAACCGTGAAAACGGGCAAATAGATATAAAGTCTTATCTTAAGGATGGGGAACTGTATACCTCTGTAAAGGATACAGGTGTTGGCATAAAAAGCGAGGATATGGACAGAATCTGGCATGAGTTTGAGCAGATTGATGGCTCTATGACAAGGCAGTTTGAAGGCACGGGGCTTGGACTTGCTGTAACAAAAAAACTTGTAGAACTCCATAAAGGAAGGATATGGGTAACAAGTGAATATGGCAAGGGAACAATATTTACCTTTGTTATACCTGCTGCTGAAAAAACAATCTCTGTCCCTGTATCAGAGGCCGGTCCTGTTGAGGCCAGTGTATTGACAGATGAACTCCCTACCATACTGGTGGTTGAGGATAACCATGAACTTAGAAAACTCATAACCGCGCATCTGAACGAGGCAGGTTATAATGTGGTTGGCGCAGCAGATGGAGATGAGGCATTAAGGATGGCAAAGACATTAAAGCCATTTGCCATAACACTTGACATCATGCTGCCTGTAAAAGACGGCTGGGAGGTTATAAAGGAAATCAAAGGCAGTGCTGATACAAGGGATATACCTGTAATCATTGTCTCTGCCCTTGAAGACATGAAAAAGGGTTTTAGTTTTGGCGCCTGCGATTACCTTACAAAACCTGTAGAAAAAGGAACTTTAATCGGGGCGCTTAGAAAACTTAATTTCACTACAAGGGTTAAAAGGGGGTCATACACTATCCTTGTTGTGGACGATGACCCAAAGGCAGTAGAACTCATGACAGGGATACTGACCACCGAGGGCTTTGGTGTGCTCAAGGCATTTGGCGGTGAAGAGGGCATTAAATTTGCAGTGGAAAGAGAGCCCGACCTTATAATACTTGATTTGATGATGCCGGACATAAGCGGATTTGAGGTATTGGAAAATTTGAGAACCCATTCTTATACAAAGGATATACCTGTTATAATCTATACTGCAAAGGACTTAACCCGTGAAGACAGGATTAAACTTGACAATGATGTCTCCAAGATAATAACAAAGGAGTTCTCTATAGAATATATACTAAATGAGGTAAGAAAGGTTGAGATGCTCTACCCTGCAAGGGCAAAGATGGTTGACCCCCTTACCAATACCTTTAACAGACGGTATTTCAAAAGGAGGCTCGCACATGAAATCGCAAGGGGTGAAAGATATGGACATACATTCTCTATTGCCATGATGTCCATTGATAACCTTGCTCAATACGAAAAAAGGTTTGGCCCTGTAATGGCAGATGATGCAGTAAAAAAACTTGCAAACTCTATCAGAGAATGTGTCAGGAGATCAGACTGTCTTATAAGGTATAATGACATTATATTTCTTCTCCTCCTGCCGCAGACCTCTATATCAGCGGCAAATATTGTTGGTGAAAAGGTAAGATTTATGATAGAAAGATGCCGTGCAGCGGATAATATAAAATTTACTACAAGTATCGGTTTGGTTGCATTTCCTAAGGATGGAAGAGAAGAAAAAGAATTGATAGACAGCGCTATCGCAAAGATGGAAGAGGCAGTTAAAGGGGGCGGCAATCGGATCGCTAGAGGAGAAGATTATTAATAATGTCAAAGATACTTATTGTAGAAGATAATTTAATGAACATGGTCTTGGTAAAGGATATCCTTACCATTAACGGCTTTACTGTCCTAGAGGCAGCTACAGGCAATGAGGCAATAGAAAAGGCAGGGTCAGAGAACCCTGACCTGATACTTATGGATATAAACCTTCCAGAGATGGACGGCATAACTGCCATGAGAGAGATAAAGGCAAATATTAAAACCAGTAAGATACCTGTTCTGGCGCTAACAGCCTCTGTCATGATAGAGGACAGGGAAAGGATAATGTCTGCCGGGTTTGACGGCTTTATACCAAAACCTGTTGATATAGAAGAGTTGATAATGCTTGTAAAAAAATATCTGTCCAGATGAATAACAACGGCTCTATCTATATTATAGGCATTGGTTCTGGTAGTATTGAACATCTAACCTTCAAGGCTAAAGAAACCATTTTAGCCTGCGATGTTATTGTAGGCTATAAGACATATATTGACCTAATCTCTGATGTAATAAAGGGAAAAGAGATATTCTCTACAGGCATGACTCATGAAAAGGAGAGATGCCAAAAGGCTATTGAATTTGCAGTAAGCGGCAAAAAAGTTGCAGTTATTTCAAGCGGGGATGCAGGCATTTATGGGATGGCAGGGCTGGTTCTTGAACTTAAGTCCCACATCCCACACCCCGCATCACACATCCCAGTTTCTATCATTCCCGGTGTCCCTGCATTTTGCGCTGCAGGGGCATTACTCGGCGCACCCCTTATGAATGACTTTGCCTCTATTTCCATTAGCGATATACTTACACCATGGGATACTATCAAAAAGAGGGTTGGGGCTGCTGCCAGGGGAGACTTTGTAATTGTCCTATACAACCCAAAAAGCAAAAAAAGGGTGTCTCAACTTGATGAGGCAATAAATATCATATCAAACTTTAGAAAGGATGAAACCCCTGTTGGTATTGTCAGAGATGCAACAAGAAAAGACGAGGAGATCAGGATAACCACATTAAAAGATACTTCACTGCATTATGATTTCATAGATATGACGACAATCCTCATTATAGGAAACTCTACAACATTTTTATCAGATGGCAGAATGATAACACCGAGGGGATATGCTATTCAGCCCAGTAGTAAGGGTCCCACTTGTTAGAAAGGAATCTTGACATTGCCTCAAACCTTTCATCAAAGGAATGAAGTGAATCTTTTTTTACCATCTTTGCAAGGAGTTTGACAGAGGCAAATGGATTGAAGCCTGCCTTTTCTGCATAAAGCATTCCGCTGATATCAGCCTGTATCTCGTGTCTTACCTGTTCAGGCAGGTTATGTCCGCCTATAATCTGAAATATTGTTTCCTGATTATTGCCGTGTATTGTATGGGCAATTTCATGACCTATTAAAAACGCAAGTTCATCATTTGTCTTTACAATATCCAGAATACCTTTTGTCAGGACAACAGTCCCATCGGGATATACATACGCCTCAGGGGTCTTGTCATCTATAATAATAACCTTTATATCAAATCCAACGATTTTGGAAAGTTGTTTGGCAACTACATTTGCCCTTTCTTTACTGCTTGCAAGGGCATGGTTTGCAGCATTAGAACCTGCAAAACTATTTCCTTCGCAAACAAAAACTATTGCTAATATAATTAAAAATATGGTTAATCTTAATCTCGTCATACAAACCCCTGCCTTTTATATCGGCAGATTTTTATAACTTCTTAAATAGATTATCATGAATACACGAAGAAAGCAATACCCAAAGGCGCTAATGATACAGGGCACATCCTCTCATGTGGGCAAGAGTATCCTTACCGCAGCCATCTTAAGGATTATGCGAAGTGATGGAATAAAGGCTGCACCTTTTAAGGCACAGAATATGGCTTTAAATTCATTTGTTACAAAGGATGGCGGAGAAATCGGCAGGGCACAAGTCTTACAGGCAGAGGCAGCAGGGATACTGCCAACTGTTGATATGAACCCAATCCTTTTGAAACCCACATCAGACATGAAGGCACAGGTGATTATACATGGAAAGGTTTACAGAAACATGGGCGCTAAAGAATATCACAAATTCAAGAAAGAGGCTGTAAGGTATGTTATGGAAAGTTACAGGAAATTGGCGGATAAATATGATGTTATTGTCATTGAGGGCGCAGGGTCTCCTGCTGAAATAAACCTAAAGGAAAATGATATTGCAAACATGGGGCTTGCAAAGATGATTGATGCGCCTGTAATTATCGTTGGCGATATAGACAGGGGCGGTGTATTCGCCTCTATTGTTGGGACAATGGCACTCTTAAACCCTTCTGAAAGAAAGAGGGTTAAAGGGTTTATCATAAACAAATTCAGGGGGGCAATAGGACTGCTTAAACCAGGGCTGGATTTTTTGGAAAAGAGAACACGACTCCCTGTTCTTGGTGTTGTTCCGTATATAAATGATATTGCGCTGCCTGATGAGGATGGAGTGGCATTAGAAAGGAGTCAGGAGTCAGGAGTCAGGAGTCAGGAGAAAATAAAAATTGCCGTAATTAAACTCCCCCGTATTTCCAATTTCACAGACCTTGATGCGTTCAGGTTTGAACCTGATGTTGATGTAAGATATATCACAAACTCTGAAGAATTGAATAATGCAGACCTTGTTATAATCCCTGGCAGCAAGAATACCATTGAAGACCTGAAGTGGCTGTGGGATAGGGGCATTGCGGGAAGGGTAAATAAGTTTGCGGAAAATGGCGGCAGAGTCATTGGCATCTGCGGTGGTTTTCAGATGCTTGGTAAATATGTAAAAGACACTTATGGCGCTGAATCAAATATAAAGGAAATGAAAGGACTTGGACTCATTGATGCAGAAACAATCATTGAAAGGGAAAAAAACACCTATCAGGTAGAGGCAAAGATACAGTCAGGAGTCAGGAGTCAGGGGTTAAGAGTTAAGGGTTATGAGATACACATGGGAGAGACCACAGGCAATGTTCAGCCATTTTCAATAATAACAAATAGAAATGGCAGCACAGTGAAAATACAAGATGGCGCTGTATCCAGTAATGGCAGGGTTTTTGGCACATATATCCACGGTGTATTTGATAATGATGAATTCAGGGCTGATTTTTTAAATGAGATAAGAAATGAAAGGGGATTCATCATGCAAAAATTTGTCTTATTTGATAAGAAAAAAAGAGAAAACATAGATAAACTTGCAGAAGCGGTTAAAAACAGTCTTGATATGAAAAAACTATATGCTGTTATTGGGCTGAACAGAAGATAAAAAGAAATTATTTAACGGTTTATTTTGACAACAACCACCTGATTTGCTATCCTTCTGCTAAATGTATGACCTTATAATCATAGGCGGCGGGCCTGCTGGTTTAACTGCTGGGATTTATGCAAAGAGGGCTAAATTAAATACTGTCCTTGTAGAAAAGGGTGCTGTAGGCGGACAAATCGCTGTTACAGATGTAATTGAAAATTATCCCGGGTTTCCATCCATAAGCGGCTGGGCGCTCATGGAAAGGTTTGAACAACATGCAAGGGGCTTTGGACTTGAGGTTAAACAAACGGAGGTTTTAAGTATTAAAGATAAAGGGGCTTGTAAAATTCTGAAGACTTCAGAATATGATATGGAAACAAAGGCAGTTATCATTGCAACAGGTGCAAAACCAAGATACATGGGTGTACCGGGTGAAAAGGAGTTTATCGGCAAGGGGGTTTCATACTGTGCTACTTGCGATGGTCCGTTTTTTAAGGGGCAAGATGTTCTGGTTATCGGAGGAGGAGATACTGCTGTAAAAGAGGCAGTCTATCTTTCAAAAATCGCAAAAAAGGTCTATATTGCCCACAGGAGAGACCAACTAAGGGCAGAAAAGATTATTCAGGAAAAGGCGATTTCAACACCAAATATAGAAGTCTTGTGGAGTCATATTATTCAGGAGATTAAAGGTGGTTCCGGGGTTGAAAAGGTTGTGGTAAAAAATCTTAAAGATAACAGCATAAAGGAGATAGACGTTCAGGGTGTCTTTGTGTTTATCGGTCTAAATCCAAATACAGATTTTGTATCTGTAGAAAAAGATAATAACGGCTATATCATAACAAACGAGAATATGGAAACTTCTGTAAAAGGCATCTTTGCAGCAGGTGACTGCAGGGTAACACCGTTAAGACAGGTGTCAACAGCAGTTGGTGATGGGGCAATATCCGCATTTATAGCAGAAAGGTATATAGAAGAAAACTGAAGCGTCAGAAGATATTTGTCTGATTAATCTGTCAAATCCTTTATGCATCACTCCAATTTTGTCCATCTGCATATCCATACACAATACAGCCTTCTGGATGGCGCTATCAGGCTGGATGACCTCTTTGCAAAGGCAAAACAGTATAGGATGCCTGCCCTTGCGATGACAGACCACGGCAATATCTTTGGTGCTGTAGAGTTCTATATAAAGGCACAAAAGGCAGGAATAAAACCTATAATCGGCTGTGAGGTTTATGTTGCCACTAATTCAAGACTTGATAAGTCTGCCTCAAACTCTGGAAATGGCGGAAAGGATGCCTCCTATCACTTAATCCTCTTGATTAAAAATGCCGTAGGCTACAAAAACCTGTGTAAAATGCTCACACTGGCACACCTTGAAGGTTTTTATTATAGACCGCGCATAGACAAGGAATTACTAAAAATACACAATGAGGGGCTAATTGCCCTATCCTCTTGTCTGCACGGCGAGATACCATACCTTATAGGCATTGGTAATATTGACAAGGCAATTAAAGTATCTCAGGAGTTCAAAGAGATATTCGCAAACAACAGATTTTATCTTGAACTTCAGAACAATAAGATTCTCAAGCAGGATGATGTAAATAAAGGCATCCTTGAAATAAGTGGTAAACTTAATATCCCTGTAGTTGCAACAAACGACTGCCATTACCTCAAAAAAGAGGACGCCTATGCACACGAAATACTCCTCTGCATTCAGACAGGCAAGACAATAAACTCCAAAGACAGAATGAGATTTAATACAGATGACCTATACTTTAAATCCCCTGAAGAGATGATAGATTCATTTAAAGACATCCCTGATGCAATAAAAAACACCGTAGAGATTGCTGAGCGGTGCAATCTTGAACTTAAACTAGGGGAGCATCATCTCCCCCATTTCCCTGTGCCTGAAGGCGATACACTTGATAGTTTTGCGGAAAAGGAGGCATGGAAAGGGCTTGAGCAAAGACTTAAGGTAATGGCAGGCAGCGGAGAAGATGTGGAGTCCAGAAAATGGGAGTATTACGAAAGGCTGGAGAAAGAACTGAAGACAATAAAAGGCATGGGGTTTGCAGGTTATTTTTTGATTGTTGCTGATTTTATAAACTATGCAAGGCAAAGACATATCCCGGTTGGACCTGGCAGGGGTTCATCTGCCGGGAGTCTTGCTGCATACTGCCTTAAGATTACAAACCTTGACCCGATAAAGAACAATCTCCTCTTTGAAAGGTTTCTGAACCCTGACAGGATTAGTTTGCCTGATATAGATGTGGATTTGTGTTATGAGGGAAGGGATGAGGTCATACAGTATGTAACAAGAAAATACGGACAGGAGAATGTCTCACAAATCATAACATTCGGACAGATGAAGGCAAAGGCAGTCATCAGGGATGTTGGAAGGGCAATGGATATACCATACAATGAGGCAGATAAAATCGCAAAACTTATTCCAAATGTTTTAGACATTACCCTGGATGAATCTATTAAACAAGAGCCGAGATTAAAAGAACTCATAACAAAGGATAAACAGGTCAGAGAACTTTTTGAAATCGCAAATGTGCTTGAAGGACTCCCCCGTCATGCCTCAACCCATGCAGCAGGCATTGTCATAGCAAACAGACCGATTATTGAATACATGCCTTTATACAAGAGTCAGAAGGAAGAGGTTATTACAACCCAGTTTGACATGGACGGCGTCACAAAGATGGGGCTTGTAAAATTTGACCTTCTAGGTTTAAAGACACTGACCGTTATAGATAGGACAATAAAACTGGTAAAGAAGAACAAGGGGATTGATATTGATATGGACAGCCTCCCCATGAACGACTTGGCATCATACAAACTCATTGCATCAGGCAGGACAGACGGTATATTTCAGATGGAAGGTTCAGGGATAAAGGATGTGCTTGTTAAATTCAAACCCGAAACATTTGAAGATATTACAGCAGTTATTGCCATTTATAGACCAGGCCCTTTACAGAGTGGTATGGTGGATGATTTTATCAAAAGAAAACACGGTAAGATTTCTATCCGCTATGAGCATCCACTTTTAAAAGATGCCCTTGAAAATACCTACGGTGTCATGGTCTATCAGGAACAGGTAATGCAGATTGCAAAGACCCTAGCCGGTTTTAGCCCTGGTGATGCAGATGTCTTAAGAAAGGCAATGGGCAAGAAACTCCCTGAAGATATGGTTCTTCAAAGGGAGAAATTTATTGAAGGTGCAAAAAAGAATAAGATACCTCAAAAGACAGCAGAAAAGATATTTGATTTGATGGCGAACTTTGCAGGTTACGGCTTTAATAAATCCCACAGCGCTGTCTATGCCCTTATTGCCTACCAGACCGCATATCTGAAGGCACATTGGCCTACCGAGTTTATGGCGGCGCTTCTGACATCTGATATGGGAAATACTGAGAAGGTTATTAAATATATTGCGCAGTGCAAAACCATGGGCATAGAAATCCTGCCCCCTGATATAAATGAAAGTTCAATGGATTTTACTGTTACAAATAAAGGCATACGGTTTGGTCTTGCTGCTGTTAAAAATGTCGGATCCGCTGCAATAGAGGTAATTATAAATACAAGGGAAAAGGATGGAAGATTCGCATCCATCTTTGATTTCTTAAACAGGGTTGATATGAGAAAGGTCAACAAGAGGGTTATTGAAAGCCTTGTAAAATGTGGTGCATTTGATTTTAGCAGTGCAAAGAGGTCTGTCCTAATAAAAAACATTGACACTATCATGGGCACATCACAGACCATGCAGGCAGATAGGCAGAGCGGTCAGGTAAGTATGTTTGCATTCAGCCACGAGCCCTCTGTCATGAGCCTTCCTGAAGGCGAAGAGTGGCATGAAAATGAACTCCTTGCCCATGAAAAAGAGGCAGTTGGTTTTTATATAACAGGACACCCCCTTGCAAGATTTGATGAAGAAATCAGGTTATATACAAATGCAGACACAGAGACCGTTACAGGGAAAGGGGATGGTGATGGTGTAAGGATGGGTGGTGTTGTAATATCAAAGAATGAGAAGATAACCAAGAAAGGCGACAGGATGGCATTTGTTGTCCTAGAGGACTTAAAGGGCTTTATAGAGGTTACAGTATTTGCCGATTTATATAAAAAGGCAAATCCATATTTTGCAAGTGATATTCCAATACTTGTAAAAGGCAGGATTGATAGGACAGAGGAAAAGGTCAAACTTGTAGCAGAGGAGATTTACCCGATTGAGGAGGCAAGGATAAGACTAACAAAGGCAGTTCATCTTGTAATTAAAACACTTGGTATAGATAATAGTCAGATGGCTGATTTAAAGGCGCTCATTAAAAGATATTCAGGTAACTGTCCTGTATTCTGCCACTTTAAGTATCCTGACAGCAGGGAGACTGTCCTTGCACTTCCTGATGATTTAAAGGTTGCACCGACAAAGGAGATGATGAAAGATATAAGAAACCTTGTGGGTGAAGATGGGATGTATTTGAATTAGTCTGTATATATTTTTAGGGTGAGAAGATATGCATGGAGACATCTCCATT is drawn from Deltaproteobacteria bacterium and contains these coding sequences:
- a CDS encoding cobyric acid synthase, with the translated sequence MIQGTSSHVGKSILTAAILRIMRSDGIKAAPFKAQNMALNSFVTKDGGEIGRAQVLQAEAAGILPTVDMNPILLKPTSDMKAQVIIHGKVYRNMGAKEYHKFKKEAVRYVMESYRKLADKYDVIVIEGAGSPAEINLKENDIANMGLAKMIDAPVIIVGDIDRGGVFASIVGTMALLNPSERKRVKGFIINKFRGAIGLLKPGLDFLEKRTRLPVLGVVPYINDIALPDEDGVALERSQESGVRSQEKIKIAVIKLPRISNFTDLDAFRFEPDVDVRYITNSEELNNADLVIIPGSKNTIEDLKWLWDRGIAGRVNKFAENGGRVIGICGGFQMLGKYVKDTYGAESNIKEMKGLGLIDAETIIEREKNTYQVEAKIQSGVRSQGLRVKGYEIHMGETTGNVQPFSIITNRNGSTVKIQDGAVSSNGRVFGTYIHGVFDNDEFRADFLNEIRNERGFIMQKFVLFDKKKRENIDKLAEAVKNSLDMKKLYAVIGLNRR
- the trxB gene encoding thioredoxin-disulfide reductase, coding for MYDLIIIGGGPAGLTAGIYAKRAKLNTVLVEKGAVGGQIAVTDVIENYPGFPSISGWALMERFEQHARGFGLEVKQTEVLSIKDKGACKILKTSEYDMETKAVIIATGAKPRYMGVPGEKEFIGKGVSYCATCDGPFFKGQDVLVIGGGDTAVKEAVYLSKIAKKVYIAHRRDQLRAEKIIQEKAISTPNIEVLWSHIIQEIKGGSGVEKVVVKNLKDNSIKEIDVQGVFVFIGLNPNTDFVSVEKDNNGYIITNENMETSVKGIFAAGDCRVTPLRQVSTAVGDGAISAFIAERYIEEN
- a CDS encoding DNA polymerase III subunit alpha, translated to MHHSNFVHLHIHTQYSLLDGAIRLDDLFAKAKQYRMPALAMTDHGNIFGAVEFYIKAQKAGIKPIIGCEVYVATNSRLDKSASNSGNGGKDASYHLILLIKNAVGYKNLCKMLTLAHLEGFYYRPRIDKELLKIHNEGLIALSSCLHGEIPYLIGIGNIDKAIKVSQEFKEIFANNRFYLELQNNKILKQDDVNKGILEISGKLNIPVVATNDCHYLKKEDAYAHEILLCIQTGKTINSKDRMRFNTDDLYFKSPEEMIDSFKDIPDAIKNTVEIAERCNLELKLGEHHLPHFPVPEGDTLDSFAEKEAWKGLEQRLKVMAGSGEDVESRKWEYYERLEKELKTIKGMGFAGYFLIVADFINYARQRHIPVGPGRGSSAGSLAAYCLKITNLDPIKNNLLFERFLNPDRISLPDIDVDLCYEGRDEVIQYVTRKYGQENVSQIITFGQMKAKAVIRDVGRAMDIPYNEADKIAKLIPNVLDITLDESIKQEPRLKELITKDKQVRELFEIANVLEGLPRHASTHAAGIVIANRPIIEYMPLYKSQKEEVITTQFDMDGVTKMGLVKFDLLGLKTLTVIDRTIKLVKKNKGIDIDMDSLPMNDLASYKLIASGRTDGIFQMEGSGIKDVLVKFKPETFEDITAVIAIYRPGPLQSGMVDDFIKRKHGKISIRYEHPLLKDALENTYGVMVYQEQVMQIAKTLAGFSPGDADVLRKAMGKKLPEDMVLQREKFIEGAKKNKIPQKTAEKIFDLMANFAGYGFNKSHSAVYALIAYQTAYLKAHWPTEFMAALLTSDMGNTEKVIKYIAQCKTMGIEILPPDINESSMDFTVTNKGIRFGLAAVKNVGSAAIEVIINTREKDGRFASIFDFLNRVDMRKVNKRVIESLVKCGAFDFSSAKRSVLIKNIDTIMGTSQTMQADRQSGQVSMFAFSHEPSVMSLPEGEEWHENELLAHEKEAVGFYITGHPLARFDEEIRLYTNADTETVTGKGDGDGVRMGGVVISKNEKITKKGDRMAFVVLEDLKGFIEVTVFADLYKKANPYFASDIPILVKGRIDRTEEKVKLVAEEIYPIEEARIRLTKAVHLVIKTLGIDNSQMADLKALIKRYSGNCPVFCHFKYPDSRETVLALPDDLKVAPTKEMMKDIRNLVGEDGMYLN